aggtGTGAGGGATAAAGCTAAACGACATAAGAAAAACGCCAAAGTAAACCAAAAACGACTTTATTTTTAACGAAAGTATTTAGAAATCCTAATCCTAGGAGTATTAGGAATAGATTTCACAATCCTAGGAGTATTAGGAATAGATTTCCCATGGCATTGTTTAGGAGGTGCTCTCTCTATATAAGGGAATTGATTCAAGGAGTTGATCTGCTTGATacgcatccaaaactttttcaaaagcttcttctcaaaaaaaaaaaaaaaaaattcaaaagctaGGTATGTAATCTACTAATATGTAATTATTAAAAGTAGTTTTCTTGCCTTTGGTTATTTAATTGGTTCTTTCCTAGAATTTCATGCATGGATTTTGATCTCATAAATCACTTAGAATATGAAGGGTTCTACGCACGCTGAGTTTAATACTTCTACTTCATGTTTCAGGTTTTAATTACTGTTTCGTTTTTAttgtgcatttttttctttatttgttctCATGTGGTGTAACTTATACAGTACTTTACTTTTTTGTTGTATGTTGTATATACAAttataaggggaaaaaaaaaaaaaaaaactttgaagtgatttaaaaaaaaaaaaattattcatgaatactttgaactttgaagtgaTTGATATCACAGAATGTCAACACAAACATGAAAGAAGGTCACAATGAGTCAATGAGAAATTCTCAAAGTATGTTGAAGATACTGTTCAGTTGTCTGACTTTATTATTGAACAATTGTTTCTCCGTTTGCATTATGTAACATGTTTAGTAGTAATAAACGTTTAGTCTTGCGAATGTGTGTGCTGTCACTGTAAATTCTTTGGGATCTCAACGTTTGTTGCTTTTTTGGAAGCGGGGGTACATCTTAAATTATATTAGTGCAGTGATTTATGTTTAATTACATTGATTACCACTATACTTGGTCCTTCAATAATGAATGCTATGTCTTGTTCTTGTAGAaccttcatttttatttttaataattcagtAGTTATACTAGAAGGTGTGcaattaagtttcaaaattctTGGAAGTTATTTATATTCTTGATGTTTCTAGTATTCATGTATGggatcaatttttttcttttttgtttttgttggtagaaGCTGATTTTGGCCATGGACGATCAATCTTCTGATGTAGATGGTCTTGTGGATGCTCTTAATGAGTTACTAAATATCCAAGATGTTCAAGAGTTGGAATTAGCATCTGCTAATGTAGAAGCTCTTGTGGATACTCTCAATTCACTAGATATTCAAGAGTCGAAATATGCATCTTCAGATGTTGAAAAGTTGGAATCCTCATTTGAAAAGAAAGGTGAGTTACTTGCTTCATGGTCAGAACTTCCTCCAGAACTTCTCTATCAAGTGTCAGAACATTTCCTTGATCTAGACCTAAGTAACTTTCGTGCCACATGCAAATCATGGCGTTCAAGTGCTCCAATTTTTCGGTGTCGGACCTTATTGGATACCCCAGATTTTGAATCTCCATATAATTTGATGAGTTTGGGTGTGCTTGGCAACAAATGTAGGTTTTTTCACCCATTAAAATGTAATGGCACTTATCAAGAGGACATTCCAGTATTGTTGGGGGCACGTCTCCACTACTCAAAGGAGGGCTGGCTGCTTTTATCGGCAGATGACAGACGTGGAGAttgccatttctttttcttccatcCCATcaatatgataaaaattgaaCTTCCAAGTAATCCCTATTCATTTCATACAATGAGTTTTTCCTCACCACCAACTTCAAAAGATTGTTTTGTTATTGGAATCCCATTTTGGGGAAATGAATTTGGTATCGTTAGACGTGGTGAAGAGAGTTGGAACATTTTCAGATTCAAACGGTCTCTTCCTAAATGCATTCTTTTATCAAACTGCAATCCCATATTATACAAAGGGCGATGCTACTGTTTGTGCGAGAGTGGTGAGTTGGGAGTATTTGATCTTAATGAATACTTGAGAAATCCTGAATGCCAAAACTCGTTTCATTGGACTCATATTGTTCCTAGTGAATTTCCAGAAGAGTTGCTTGATTCAGTTGTACAAGGTTACTTGTTGGAAAGCAATGGGCAGTTGTTTTCAGTGTTTGAGTTGAGTGATTATGCTCCATGTTTTCATGTTTTCTCATTGAACCCAAACAAGTCTCGGATGAAATGGCATGCAGTAAAAAACCTGAGAGATCAAATGTTCTATGTAAGTACTGCGGGTTCTTTTTCAGAAACGGCTGTGGCGAGAGGAGCTGGCAATAATATTTACCTACCGAATGTCCAAGACAACAGATGTGTATTCTACTCTCTTAAAAAGAAGATGTGCGGCTCATTTTTCAGTGAGTACTCAACCCGTACTGCAACCCATGGGAAGGAACATACCAACTGCACTTGGATTAAACGCACGCCTGCAACTTTGGATGAAAACTTCAACTGGTGACACATAATTTGAGAGGATCTAATTGTTTTGCTTTCGATGGCAACTTTTGAAAGAACGTATTAATtgttttacataattttttttttttttcatctcaacTTTTCATAGTTTTAAGATTTTATTAGTTGTTTATTTTATGTCAACATATGAGATtcattctatcaaaaaaaacaTGTTAGATTCATTGTTCATAAGCTGTAAACTCCATGATTTACtgatctaaattttaaattcttgCATTTTGACTCTTTTACggaatattttcttttaattaatacCAATCATAAATCAAGAACCGTATCTTTTGGGTTAAAATAGGGTCcataataaagaataaaatgatTTGTTTCACTCACTTAGTCACTCATAGTATTCTATTTTATGTTCCACCAACTATAATATGTTGCATTTTGAACTTTGATTAAATTAGAACATCTGATAATAGGCATAGTTGGTAGTTCTATAGACTTGGATAGAAGCGCATAAAGCATGCGACTTTAATTTAGAATCCAATCAATGGCTGCACAAAGGGCAAGAACTCTCCCAATTAAAGGAAGAGGGAAAAGTATGAGCAACTGGGTGTCATTTAGAGCACATTCTGGATGGGTTCAGTTTATCACCAAGCAAGAAAAGTATCTCTCTCAAACACACAATTTACATGTAGGGGGTGTTGAAGAGTAAGTTACCCGTATAGATTGAGGGTGCTGAAATAGAGGGAGAAGGGGAAGGGGAACGCCTAATGTATTTTCCATCTTAATCTCACAAGTTAGAAATGAAACCTTTAAAGAAGTTTATCTACAAAccaatttggaggaaaattctCTCAACCCATTACTCGCAACATCAATGAGTAAACCTATACCTCCAACCGAGGTCGTGGATGGTTTTATTAAAAGCAAACCTgaggaaaggaagaaaaagatgtAATAGGTTATGAAAGATAAATGCATAAATGAGTAAACACTGGCCCACCCatatcaattttgaaaataaaatactatattGTCGCAGACTCGCAAAAccaaatgaatttatatattaacaTTAAGCATACTGGAAGTAGAATCAGCAAAGCTACAAACCTCAAAGTAGAGAACAGGCAACATACCAGTGACCAGTGCAGAAAAACAGACA
The DNA window shown above is from Quercus lobata isolate SW786 chromosome 7, ValleyOak3.0 Primary Assembly, whole genome shotgun sequence and carries:
- the LOC115951272 gene encoding F-box/kelch-repeat protein At1g57790-like; amino-acid sequence: MDDQSSDVDGLVDALNELLNIQDVQELELASANVEALVDTLNSLDIQESKYASSDVEKLESSFEKKGELLASWSELPPELLYQVSEHFLDLDLSNFRATCKSWRSSAPIFRCRTLLDTPDFESPYNLMSLGVLGNKCRFFHPLKCNGTYQEDIPVLLGARLHYSKEGWLLLSADDRRGDCHFFFFHPINMIKIELPSNPYSFHTMSFSSPPTSKDCFVIGIPFWGNEFGIVRRGEESWNIFRFKRSLPKCILLSNCNPILYKGRCYCLCESGELGVFDLNEYLRNPECQNSFHWTHIVPSEFPEELLDSVVQGYLLESNGQLFSVFELSDYAPCFHVFSLNPNKSRMKWHAVKNLRDQMFYVSTAGSFSETAVARGAGNNIYLPNVQDNRCVFYSLKKKMCGSFFSEYSTRTATHGKEHTNCTWIKRTPATLDENFNW